The DNA window ATCATTAGTTTCAATAGTTAAACTTACTAAATATTCGCCATCTTCGGTATATTCATGTGTGGGATTTTGCTCAGTACTTGTTATACCATCACCAAACTCCCATGTCCACGAAGTAATATCTGTTATTGCCCATGAAGCATCAACAAAATTTATTATATTATAATTAGTTGGAATATCAGAACTTGTTGAATCTTCAAAATCAAAATAATAATAGAAATCTGCATAACAATTTTCAACATTGTCACTTGATACATATACTAAATCTGCATAAGTAAGCTCTCCGCACTCTTCGGATGATGCAGTGAGTACTACATTATAAGTACCTTCTTCGTTATAAATATGAACGGGATTAGTTTCAGTACTTGTTGTTCCATCACCAAAATCCCATTCGTAATTTACTATAGAAACAGAGTCGTTAGAATTTTCCATAAAAGAATATGACATAAAATTTATTTCAAGAAAATTGAAATTACTTGGGTAATAATAGAATCCAAGAAAACAATCGTTCCCGGAATTTGAAGAACAAATTTCAAAATCTACTTGTTGCTGACCTTCTTCCTGTACAACAATTTCTATTGTTTGGGTTTCGGTTATACCATTGCAATAAGCATACACAGTAATTAAAAGGGTAGAAAGTGTATCACTAGTATTCTGTACTGACACAAGTCCCTCGTAATAGCCATCCGTATCAGAATATACTGTTACATAATTCGTAGAAGTTGGATCCTGATATGAATTCATTTCAAAAATATTTACTTCTACTTGCGACATCGGATTTTCATCGCCATCGGTTATATAACCATACACAGTATAGTTATATGCAAAGCTTGTAAATCCAAAAAGGATTAAGCTAATAAGGATTAATGAATTTAAAAGTAATTTTTTCATATTTTTAAATTTTTAAGTTAAAAAATTAATTTACACTACAAATATATGGCGATAAACATGACAGGGCAATAAGTAAATTTCTAAAATAGTTACGTAAATTGCGTATGTAGTACTTGCAAATTGAGATATTCATTTTTCATGTGTAGCAATTGATTTTAGAGTTTACCTTACTTATTAAATTTCTTTATTGTACTATAATGTTTTGTGTTTATTTTAATGAAATAAATCCCTTGTTGCAGGTTGTTTACGTATAAATAACTTTTTGAAGGACTATTAATTAATTTTGTTAATACTTTTTGTCCTGTAATAGTATAAATTTCAACATTTATGGGTTCAAATTGTGGTAATTTTATAAATAAAATTTCGTCTGCCGGATTAGGATAGATTTTAATATCTTTATATAAAGATTTTGCATTATTAATATTAGTGCTAATACCTCCGGGAATAACAACAGAACTAATAATAGTACTATTTTCAAAATCAATTTCCATAATATGAGTTATTGAATCGCT is part of the Bacteroidales bacterium genome and encodes:
- a CDS encoding PKD domain-containing protein; protein product: MKKLLLNSLILISLILFGFTSFAYNYTVYGYITDGDENPMSQVEVNIFEMNSYQDPTSTNYVTVYSDTDGYYEGLVSVQNTSDTLSTLLITVYAYCNGITETQTIEIVVQEEGQQQVDFEICSSNSGNDCFLGFYYYPSNFNFLEINFMSYSFMENSNDSVSIVNYEWDFGDGTTSTETNPVHIYNEEGTYNVVLTASSEECGELTYADLVYVSSDNVENCYADFYYYFDFEDSTSSDIPTNYNIINFVDASWAITDITSWTWEFGDGITSTEQNPTHEYTEDGEYLVSLTIETNDCSSTTEYYVWIGDPVDECYLGFYYYPSNFNYSEINFISYSFMDNYNDSIYIVNYEWDFGDGTTSTETNPVHIYNEEGTYIVVLTASSEECG
- a CDS encoding T9SS type A sorting domain-containing protein, whose translation is MVGTSIKSKSDSITHIMEIDFENSTIISSVVIPGGISTNINNAKSLYKDIKIYPNPADEILFIKLPQFEPINVEIYTITGQKVLTKLINSPSKSYLYVNNLQQGIYFIKINTKHYSTIKKFNK